GACCGCCATTAATACTGCTGGGTCTCCAAAAACAATTGCATCTACATGTACTTCGTTTAAAAATGCAACATAGTCTGTTAATTCTTCTACTTTATCGTTGTGGAACATAGCGTTCATTGCTACGTATACTTTCACACCATTTTCATGTGCAATTTTCACAGCTTGTTTCACATCTTCACGTGAAAACTCACCTGCTAAACGTAAACCAAACTTTTGCTCGCCGATCATTACCGCATCTGCTCCTGCTTTCGCAAGAGGTTCGATATCCGCCACTGCTTTTGGCGTTACTAACAATTCAGGTTTCTTCATACCTCGGTCACCCTCTCTTTTTACTAACAGCTACTCCATCACCAATTGGGAAAATCGTTGTATCATATCCTTCATGGTTCATAAGCCATTCATTGTACGTCTTAATACGACGGATTAAACCACGTGTACGTCTGTTTTCGATTTTCTCTTTCGTCGTTACAAGGCCATGGTACATAACATTATCTGAAATAATTACGCCACCAGGATTTAATAACGGTTCATATAAGTCAAAAAAGCGACGATATTGTCCTTTTGCTGCGTCAATAAAAATAACATCAAATGTTCCATGTTCTTCTACTTGCTCGCCTGTTTCTAACGCATCACCGTAAATAACGGAAATACGCTCTTTAACTGGTGAACGTTCTATATATTCAAGTGCTTTTTCATATCGATCGCGATTACGCTCAACTGTCACAATGCGAGAATTTGGAATAGCTTGCATCATACGAATGCTAGAATAGCCAATTGCTGTACCAAGCTCTAAAATACTCTTCGGTCCAATTAAACGTAAAAATTGCAACATAAATTCCATTCCAAGTCGATCCATAATTGGCACATGATTTTCTTTCGCATAGTCTTCCATTTCAAGAATTAATTTATCTTTCGGATCAATAAATGATAATAGGTACTCGTTAACTGCATCCTCCATAATGGTCCTCCTTATTTACATGGAGAAGTGCCTCTATGACGTCTTTTCACACATAGAATGCAATAAAAATACAAGCCAGCTTTACCCTTAGCTTGTACGTCCCGTTTTGATATTAAAAACGATTCTTCTGCCAGTTTTTAACCCGATATATTTTACCACAAAAAAGAGGGATGTGCGACCTTTTTCGCTATCCCTCCCCATTTCACTGCTTTTTCGTAATATATTTTTGCTTTAATGCATTATGCTCTTCCAATGTTTTCGCATAATACACTTCACCAGTTGGTGCAGCTAAGAAATAATAATAATCTGTTTGCGCGGGTTCTAACGCCGCTTCCACTGAATGTTTGCCAGAGTTTGCAATCGGACCGACAGGCAATCCTTTCACCACATACGTATTGTATGGTGAGTTAACCTTTAAATCTTCGTATAACACAAGTTGTTTATGCTTTCCAAGTGCATATAATACCGTCGGATCAGTTTGCAGTGGCATGCCTTTTGCTAAACGATTATAAAAGACACTAGAGATCTTTTGACGATCTGTAAAGCCTGTTGCCTCTTCTTCAATAAGTGAAGACAATGTTAAAAGCTGGTGAACATCCCAGTTTTTCGCTTTCATTTTTGCCTCGTTTTGAACAATGATTGCATTCGTTTTTTCAAGCATTGGAATTACAACTTCTTCTAACGTCGTATCTTTTTTATAGAAAGAGTACGTCGCAGGATATAAATAACCTTCTAACGTATATTTAATATTGCTATCAAAGATTTTATCGGTTAACAACTTCGGATACTTTTGCTGCATTTTTTGAATAAATGCTTTATCGTTTAATTGACGTACGACATCATCTTTATTCCACTTTAATTCGTTTGCAACCGTTTCTGCAATTTCAGTTACTTGTGCTCCTTCTTTTATCGTCACTTTATAAAGAGCTGGACGATGTACATTACCAGATGACATTTGCTCCATAACATCTTTCGCACTCATTGAAGGATTTAATAAATATGTACCCGCTTGTAAATTTTTAGATTTAGCCTTTGTATAAAAACTAAAAACTGTACCGTTTTTCACAGCACCTTTTTCTTCTAAAATCTCACCAATTTTACTAGTAGATGATCCCTTTGGAATTTCTACTTCAATCTCTTTTTTATTCCCGGTATCAACTGGTCCTAATGCGGATGAAATATACGCATAGACTGAACCACAAACTAAAAGCAGTGCAATAATCGAAAATAAAAAAATGCGTCTACGCTTCTTTTTCACTTGATTCTCTACCAAAACTCTTCCTCCTTATTCAATTGTAGGCCATATGTACATCTTTCTATACAACATGATGAAAAATCACAATAAACTTACCTATCATTTTTGACAGATACTTTATTTTTCTACAATCCGTCTCATTATACTACAAAGGATTACGCAGTTTCGACAAAAAATCTTTCATTTTACATATAAAAAAAGATGGACGATATATCGTCCACCTTTTCAGTACTTATTATTCAGCTTCTTGCTCATCAGCTAGAGTGTTGAACATTTCTTGTACCATTTCCCACTCTTCTTCAGATTCGATTGGAAGTAAAGTTCCGCCCTCTTCTTCATTTTGCTCATAGGCCATTGCATCATAAATTTGGTCTCCATCTTCGTCTACTTCACCGATTGGAGAGAAGACTACGTATGATTTTTTGCCAAATTTTTCAGCGTCAAAAGTGAAAATAATTTCACATAAATGTTCGTTACCTTTTTCGTCTACAATTGTAATTTGATTTTCTTCCATTTTGGTCACCTCTTATTTACTATCTAAAAATCCTTGTAAGATTACGACTGCAGCCATCTTATCAATTACTTGCTTTCGCTTCTTACGGCTTACATCCGCTGAAATGAGTAGACGTTCCGCTGCCATCGTTGACAAACGCTCGTCCCACATTACAACGTCTAATTGTAACAGCTCTCGTAGGTTTTCTGCAAATTGTTGGCATGCTTCACCACGCGGGCCAATTGTACCATTCATATTTTTAGGTAAACCTACTACTATCTTGTCCACATCATACTGTTTTACTAACTCAGAAATGCGATCAAATCCAAATTGACCTCGTTCTTCGTTAATCTTGATTGTTTCAAGCCCTTGCGCTGTCCAGCCCATTTCGTCACTAATTGCAACTCCGACTGTTTTTGTACCTACATCTAAACCTAATATCCGCATAAATTACTCCTCACGATGATGTTTCAAGTAAGACTTCACAAGCTCTTCAATTAATTCATCACGTTCAAGCTTGCGAATGATGCTTCGTGCATCTTTATGGCGAGGTATGTATGCTGGGTCTCCACTTAATAAATAACCGACGATTTGGTTAATCGGATTATAGCCTTTTTCTTGAAGTGCATCATACACAGTTAAAAGTACATCATTTACATGGACACTCTGTTTTTCATCTTGAATGCTAAACTTCATTGTTTTATCAAAACCGTCCATTTCAAGCACCTCACTTATATAGTAAGTATAGGGAGAAGAACTTCTCCTCTCCCTACCATTGTACACTACTATCTCTTTATTTTGAAACAGATTTAACGTACTCTTGTACAAATGCTAAAGCTTCCTCAACTTGCGCTGGGTTTTTACCGCCCGCTTGTGCCATATCAGGACGGCCACCACCGCCACCGCCACAACGAGAAGCTACTTCTTTCACAAGTTTACCAGCATGGTATCCTTGGCTAATTAAATCTTTCGTTACGCCAGCTAAGATGTTTACTTTATCATCATTTACAGATGCTAATACGACAACTGCAGATTCTAATTTATTTTTTAGGTCATCCATCATCGTACGTAAGTTGTTCATATCTGCAACATTTACTTTTGCCGCTAATACGTTTACGCCATCAACTGTCATTACTGAATCAGTTAAGTTTCCAGCTTCAATATTGCTTAATTTTGCTGCAAGAGATTCGTTTTCCTTTTGAAGTTGTTTTACTTCAGCAAACAAACCATCTACTCTTGTTAAAATATCTTTTGGATTTGTTTTCATTTTTCCAGCTGCTTCTTTTAATAAACCTACTTGATCGTTCATTAATTCATAAGCAGACTTACCAGTTACTGCTTCAATACGACGAATTCCTGCACCGATACCAGACTCAGCAACGATTTTGAAAATACCGATAGAAGCTGTGTTATCAACGTGACAACCACCGCAAAGCTCTAAGCTATAATCGCCAACTTGTACAACGCGTACAACATCACCATATTTTTCACCGAATAATGCCATTGCGCCCATTTCTTTCGCTTCTTCGATTGCTTTTTGAGAAATCTCAACATCAATACTTTCCCAAATTTTCTCGTTTACAATACGCTCAATTTTTTCTAATTCGTCAGCTTGTACTTGACCGAAGTGAGAGAAGTCAAAGCGTAAACGTTCAGAAGTTACAAGAGAACCCGCTTGGTTAACGTGCGTTCCAAGTACATCTTTTAATGCTTGGTGTAGTAAGTGAGTTGCTGTATGGTTTTTCACAACACTACTACGGTTTTTCGTATCGATAATAGCTTTTACAGCTGCATCTTTCGTTAACGTACCTTCTTCCACAACAACTTGGTGCAAGTTTTGGCCGTTTGGTGCTTTTTGTACGTCTTTTACAAGAACTTTCACGCCATCAGCAAGAAGACAGCCACGGTCTGCAATTTGTCCACCGCTCTCAGCATAGAATGGTGTTACATCAAGCATTAATTGTCCTTCTTCTCCAACTTGTAAGCTGTCTGTGTATTCGCCGTTTTTCACAAGTGCAACAACGTTACTTTCTGTTGCAACTGTACCGTAACCAACGAACTCGCTCGCTACTTTCACTTCTCCAAGGACACCGCCTTGAACTTGCATAGAATCAACGTCTTGACGAGCAGCACGTGCGCGCTCACGTTGTTTTTCCATTTCATTTTCAAAGCCTTCATGATCAACTGTCATACCAGCTTCTTCTGCATATTCTTCTGTTAATTCAATTGGGAAACCGTATGTGTCATATAGACGGAACGCATCTACTCCAGAAATAACAGTTGTTTTTTCTTCTTTAGCTTTTGCGATAACTTCAGATAAAATCGCTTCTCCATCATGAAGTGTTTCATGGAAACGCTCTTCTTCATTTTTCACAACTTTTGCGATGAAATCTTTCTTTTCAAGTACTTCTGGATAGAAGTCTTTCATTACTTCACCAACAACCGGCACTAATTCAAACATGAATGGACGGTTGATGTTTAATTTCTTCGAATAACGAACCGCACGGCGTAATAAACGACGTAATACATAACCACGGCCTTCGTTAGATGGAAGAGCACCGTCACCAACAGCGAATGTTACTGTACGGATATGGTCAGCAATTACTTTAAACGCCATATCTTTTTCTAAGTCACCATTACGATATTTCTCACCAGAGATTGTTTCTGTTGCACCAATCATTGGCATGAATAAGTCTGTATCAAAGTTCGTAGGTACATCTTGAACGATAGATGTCATACGCTCTAGACCCATCCCTGTATCGATGTTTTTCTTAGGAAGTGGTGTATATGAACCGTCTGGATTATGGTTAAATTGAGAGAATACAAGGTTCCATACTTCTAAGTAACGCTCGTTTTCTCCGCCTGGATATAATTCTGGGTCACTAAAGTCATTACCGTAAGCTTCTCCGCGGTCATAGAAAATCTCTGTATTCGGTCCACTTGGTCCTTCACCGATATCCCAGAAGTTTTCTTCTAAGCGGATGATGCGCTCTTTTGGAACGCCCATTTTCTCATTCCAAATTGTGAATGCTTCTTCATCTTCTGGATGGATTGTAACGGATAGTAATTCTTTATCGAATCCGATCCATTTGTCGCTCGTTAAGAATTCCCAAGCCCAAGTAATTGCTTCTTCTTTGAAGTAATCACCGATTGAGAAGTTTCCTAACATTTCAAAGAATGTATGGTGACGAGCTGTTTTCCCTACGTTTTCAATATCGTTTGTACGAATTGATTTTTGAGCATTTGTAATACGTGGATTTTGCGGGATTACACGTCCATCAAAATATTTTTTTAATGTTGCTACACCACTGTTAATCCACAGAAGAGATGGATCTTCATGTGGAACTAGTGATGCACTAGGTTCTACTGCGTGTCCTTTTTCTTGGAAAAAGTCTAAAAACATTTGACGAATTTGTGCGCCTGTTAGTTGTTTCATTGTATTTTCCTCCTTAAATATAAAAAACTCCCGCCCCTATAAAAGGGACGAGAGTTAACTCGCGATACCACCCTAATTATGAATTGATTGCTATACGAATCAATTCATCACCTCATGGTGCCGTAACGTGGCAAGACGGCAGTGATTAGCTGCTCTCAGGATTAGCTTTCTGTTACCCTTCATTTAAAGCTTCTTTCAGCCATATGGAAGCTTCTCTCTATAAATGGACTGTAACGTACTTGTTCCGTCATTGATTTAATGTATTATATGACTAAATATAATAGAATTCTCTTAAGTTTGTCAATGTAGATAATCATTTATATTATATCAATTGCATATTAATCATAGCTATTCTACTATTCATTCTTAACAGCCTTTTCATATATTATGCATGTATTAATAAATTGTACTACTTCTACGAACTTTTCTGAATATTGTTTTTTTGTTATAATTAAATTATCAATAATAAAGGAGCGATTATAATGACAACCTTATTGAACGAAGCTAAAAATATGTTAACAAATGATGAAACAATATTATTTTACACAGCATGTTCACTAGAAATATTTATTTATCGTTCCGTCGCAAGACCAGGCCTATTAATTTTAACAAACAAAAGGCTCTTCTTTTATGGTCCAGATGTAAGCAAGAATCCATTACTTGAGGAGTACTCTTTCGCAAAAATTTCAAATTTAAAAGAACAAAAGCGTCTTTTCAGCAATCAAATTGTATTTATGTATGATAATGAATGAAAAAATAAAAAATATTCAAACAAATGATGTAAGCTCTCTCGTTCAAAAAATAAACGAGCAACTCTCTAAATAACGAAGGCCCTCTACTTAAAAAAGTAGAGGGCCTTCCTATTACACATCTTCTTTTTTCCAAAGAGGCCTTACATGAACGATCACTGTACGAATGACCGCTAAAACAGGAACTGATATTAATAACCCTACAATTCCTGCCACTTCTCCTCCAACTAGTAGTGCAAGCATAATAATGACAGGATGCATGCGAAGCGACTTACCAACGATGTAAGGGGATAAAATATTACTTTCTACAAATTGCAAAATAGCAATCGTAATCCCCGCTTTAATGAGTAAACTTGTTGATACCGTTGCTGCAATCATCAACGCTGGAATCGCCCCTAAAATAGGGCCGAAGTATGGGATTATATCCGTTACCCCAATAATAATGCCAAGCAATAATGGATATTTCATACCAATAAACCAAAAAGAAAGAACGGATACTCCTCCTAATACTAAACAAACAAATAATTGTCCTCGAATATAACTTCCAAGTGACTTATCAATTTCTTTCGCCAGCATTTGCCCCGTACTACGCCACTTACTCGGGACTAGTTTCCAAAAGATATGATAAAACTCGCCGTAATCTTTTAATATGTAAAATACAATGAACGGAATTAAGAAAATAATGAGTAACGAATCTAGTACACCACGAGCTGTGCTCATCACTTTATTTAAAAGTGCTTGTATCTTCGTTTCTACACCAACAAAAATTTGTTTCACCTTTTCATGAATAAATGATGGGAAATTCGCTGTTTGTTCTGTAACACCATCCATCCACGAATCATACATCTTTGTAAACTGCGGAAATTGCTCATTGATTTCTTGTAATTGCTTAATGACAATTGGCGTTCCTTTATAAATTCCATAACCAATTCCACCAAAGAAAAGGATGTAAATAAGCAAAATGGCGAGTGTACGCGGCATCCCTTCCTTATGAATTTTTTCAATTAAAGGATGCAATAAATACGCAATGAAACATGCAATAAGAAACGGTGTAATGGCCACTTTACATACAAAGATAATCGGTGCCCATAACGGCTTAATTTTTAAAAAGACGAGCAAACAAAGAAAGACAAGTAACAATAACCCTAAACGATATATCCAAATGATTTTAAGATTCTTCACACGAAAAACCTCCTCCACCCTTATTTTGAAAATAAATAGGGTAGGTTATGTGCAAAAGTTTTAAAATCTTTTCGTGCAGACCATACTGTTTTGTAAAGACGTACATATACATAACGTAACAAGGACAACCACCCCTGAGAATGCAGCATGAAACAATATAATCAGGAGGGCTCATAATGGTTTTATTTATGCTCATATTATCTGCACTTTTTATGATTCTTGAATGGATTTGTATCGGGTTTGGTATTTGGAAAGGTTTTTTTGTTCGTTCCTCACGAAAAGAAAAAGCGAAGCAATTATTTCATTACGGAATGCTTGGCGTTGGATGTTACGGCCTATCTTATCTCTTCTCTGAAATTGGACTTTTATATTTGCATACAAGCACATAAAAAAACTCCCTTATCATGAAGGGAGTTTTTTACGCTTATAAATAAGATTTAATCATCTTACGTGCTTTTTTCATATTGCGTTTTGAAAATACATCTTGTTTGCGAGCATATTGATATGCTGCCGCTCCAACACCTAATGCGATTAATGAATTGCGTAGATTCAAAGTAAATCCCCCTTTTCGTTATCCGATCGTTCTTTCATTCTCATCAAATAAATCATCAAGAGAGCTTAGTGAACCATCTTCTTCTACTTGATGCGTATGGATTTTCCCCTTTGAAACCGATAATTCGATATAACAATTCCAGCAATAAAATTGGTTGACACCTATTTTTCCAATGTCTTTCCCTTTGCAATTTGGACAAATAAACATATGGCATTCATCTCCTTACAGTCTCCCGGATTCTATTCGCCATTATGTCCAAACTGCATTCATTTATACATTGCTGGAGCCTTTCAACGTTATACGTTTGAAAGTTTCACTATATAATTTCACCTTGTTACATGAAATCATACGGTGAAATGTTTTCCACGTCCATCTCTTCGCCATTAACCGTTACCATCTGTACTTCTCCTTGTGATTCTTGCAAGCGGCTAGCTAAAGTCGTTTGACGCATTGCATCATCAAGGCGATTTACACCAGACTGAAAAGCAGCTTCCTCCCCGCAAATAATAAGGAACTTCTTACTTCTTGTAATACCAGTATAAATTAAATTACGACGTAACATACGATTATAACTTTTCACTATCGGCATAATCACAATGGGAAACTCACTACCTTGCGATTTATGAATGGAACAGCAATAAGCATGTGTAATTTGATTTAAATCTGGTTTTGTATATGTTACCTCAATTCCATCAAATGAAACGATAATCATATCTTGTTGCTCAACGTTTTCTTTCGCATAAAACACCGAAACAATTTCGCCGATATCACCATTAAATACTTGGCTCTCTGGCTGATTAACGAGTTGCAAAACTTTATCGCCTCTTCGGTATACAACATCACCGTAAGCAATTTCTTTACTCTTTTCTCTTTTCGGATTAAACACTTCTTGCAACGCTTCATTTAGTACATTAATACCAGCCGGTCCACGATACATCGGGGCCAATACTTGTACATCTCTTGCGCTAAACCCTTTTGTCTTAGCGTTTTCGCAAACCTTCTTAACAACTTCAACAATTTGAGCTCCTGTGCAGCCGATAAATGAACGATCTTTTTGATTTTGCGCTAAATCTGGTGGGAGCGTTCCATTTTTTATCGCATGGGCAAGTTGAATCACTGATGAACCTTCCGCTTGACGATAAATTTCAGTAAGCTTTACTGTTGGAACTGCACCTGCATTTAATAAATCTTTCAATACTTGCCCAGGTCCTACAGATGGTAATTGATCTTCATCGCCTACAACGATAACTTGAATGTTAGTCGGCAATGACTTAAACAGCTGATTTGCAAGCCAAATATCAACCATTGAAAATTCATCAATAATGAGTAATTTCCCTTGTACCGGATCTGTTTCATTACGCTGGAAAGACCCTTCTGGCGTCCATCCAAGTAAACGGTGAATTGTGCAAGCTGGAAGCCCTGTTGATTCACTCATTCGCTTCGCTGCTCTTCCTGTTGGAGCTGTTAATAGTATCGGAAATGGATTATCATCACTATATTCATTCGGATTTAACGATAGCCCGTGAAGTGACGCATACATTTCAACAATTCCTTTAATAACTGTTGTTTTTCCTGTTCCTGGTCCACCTGTCAATAACATCATCGGTTTATGAAGTGCCGTTTGAATTGCTTCTTGCTGAAGCGGCGCATACTGTACGTTCAATTGTTCTTCAATTTCACCTAACGTCTTTAACACTTCTGCTTCAGGAAATGAAGGTGTTTCTTCCTGATTCATGAGCCTGCGAATAGACTTCACAACACCTTTTTCAGAATAGAATAACGATGCCAAATATACTCGCTCTTCTTCGATGATGACTTTCCCTTCACTTTGCATCATTTCAATACAGCTTATAATGTCTTCCTCTGTCACTCTTCCTTCTTGATTATTTAAAAGTGACATCGTTTCTCTTACAAGTTGATCTTTTCTCATATAAACGTGACCAAGTTGTAATGACACATTCTCTAACGTATAAAAACATCCCGCACGTACACGATCATCATGATTACCCGATATCCCTAACGCACGTCCGATATCATCCGCTCTTCCAAATCCAATCCCATCCACTTCTTCAATAAGCTGATATGGGTTATTACGAATTACTTCTAATGTCATCTCTTTATATTGCTGATAAATCTTAATAGAAAGCTTCGTTCCAAAACCGTAACCATTTAAAAAACTCATTACTTTCTCTAATCCTTGATGTTCAACAATTGTCTCATATATTTCTTGCGCTTTTTGTTTGTTAACAACACCGTTTAAAGCCTCAGGATCATCCATGATTTTAGAAATAGCATGTTCCCCTAGATGGGCCACAA
This genomic window from Bacillus anthracis str. Vollum contains:
- a CDS encoding O-methyltransferase — its product is MEDAVNEYLLSFIDPKDKLILEMEDYAKENHVPIMDRLGMEFMLQFLRLIGPKSILELGTAIGYSSIRMMQAIPNSRIVTVERNRDRYEKALEYIERSPVKERISVIYGDALETGEQVEEHGTFDVIFIDAAKGQYRRFFDLYEPLLNPGGVIISDNVMYHGLVTTKEKIENRRTRGLIRRIKTYNEWLMNHEGYDTTIFPIGDGVAVSKKRG
- the mltG gene encoding endolytic transglycosylase MltG → MVENQVKKKRRRIFLFSIIALLLVCGSVYAYISSALGPVDTGNKKEIEVEIPKGSSTSKIGEILEEKGAVKNGTVFSFYTKAKSKNLQAGTYLLNPSMSAKDVMEQMSSGNVHRPALYKVTIKEGAQVTEIAETVANELKWNKDDVVRQLNDKAFIQKMQQKYPKLLTDKIFDSNIKYTLEGYLYPATYSFYKKDTTLEEVVIPMLEKTNAIIVQNEAKMKAKNWDVHQLLTLSSLIEEEATGFTDRQKISSVFYNRLAKGMPLQTDPTVLYALGKHKQLVLYEDLKVNSPYNTYVVKGLPVGPIANSGKHSVEAALEPAQTDYYYFLAAPTGEVYYAKTLEEHNALKQKYITKKQ
- a CDS encoding DUF1292 domain-containing protein; this encodes MEENQITIVDEKGNEHLCEIIFTFDAEKFGKKSYVVFSPIGEVDEDGDQIYDAMAYEQNEEEGGTLLPIESEEEWEMVQEMFNTLADEQEAE
- the ruvX gene encoding Holliday junction resolvase RuvX, producing MRILGLDVGTKTVGVAISDEMGWTAQGLETIKINEERGQFGFDRISELVKQYDVDKIVVGLPKNMNGTIGPRGEACQQFAENLRELLQLDVVMWDERLSTMAAERLLISADVSRKKRKQVIDKMAAVVILQGFLDSK
- a CDS encoding IreB family regulatory phosphoprotein, whose translation is MDGFDKTMKFSIQDEKQSVHVNDVLLTVYDALQEKGYNPINQIVGYLLSGDPAYIPRHKDARSIIRKLERDELIEELVKSYLKHHREE
- the alaS gene encoding alanine--tRNA ligase produces the protein MKQLTGAQIRQMFLDFFQEKGHAVEPSASLVPHEDPSLLWINSGVATLKKYFDGRVIPQNPRITNAQKSIRTNDIENVGKTARHHTFFEMLGNFSIGDYFKEEAITWAWEFLTSDKWIGFDKELLSVTIHPEDEEAFTIWNEKMGVPKERIIRLEENFWDIGEGPSGPNTEIFYDRGEAYGNDFSDPELYPGGENERYLEVWNLVFSQFNHNPDGSYTPLPKKNIDTGMGLERMTSIVQDVPTNFDTDLFMPMIGATETISGEKYRNGDLEKDMAFKVIADHIRTVTFAVGDGALPSNEGRGYVLRRLLRRAVRYSKKLNINRPFMFELVPVVGEVMKDFYPEVLEKKDFIAKVVKNEEERFHETLHDGEAILSEVIAKAKEEKTTVISGVDAFRLYDTYGFPIELTEEYAEEAGMTVDHEGFENEMEKQRERARAARQDVDSMQVQGGVLGEVKVASEFVGYGTVATESNVVALVKNGEYTDSLQVGEEGQLMLDVTPFYAESGGQIADRGCLLADGVKVLVKDVQKAPNGQNLHQVVVEEGTLTKDAAVKAIIDTKNRSSVVKNHTATHLLHQALKDVLGTHVNQAGSLVTSERLRFDFSHFGQVQADELEKIERIVNEKIWESIDVEISQKAIEEAKEMGAMALFGEKYGDVVRVVQVGDYSLELCGGCHVDNTASIGIFKIVAESGIGAGIRRIEAVTGKSAYELMNDQVGLLKEAAGKMKTNPKDILTRVDGLFAEVKQLQKENESLAAKLSNIEAGNLTDSVMTVDGVNVLAAKVNVADMNNLRTMMDDLKNKLESAVVVLASVNDDKVNILAGVTKDLISQGYHAGKLVKEVASRCGGGGGGRPDMAQAGGKNPAQVEEALAFVQEYVKSVSK
- a CDS encoding AI-2E family transporter codes for the protein MKNLKIIWIYRLGLLLLVFLCLLVFLKIKPLWAPIIFVCKVAITPFLIACFIAYLLHPLIEKIHKEGMPRTLAILLIYILFFGGIGYGIYKGTPIVIKQLQEINEQFPQFTKMYDSWMDGVTEQTANFPSFIHEKVKQIFVGVETKIQALLNKVMSTARGVLDSLLIIFLIPFIVFYILKDYGEFYHIFWKLVPSKWRSTGQMLAKEIDKSLGSYIRGQLFVCLVLGGVSVLSFWFIGMKYPLLLGIIIGVTDIIPYFGPILGAIPALMIAATVSTSLLIKAGITIAILQFVESNILSPYIVGKSLRMHPVIIMLALLVGGEVAGIVGLLISVPVLAVIRTVIVHVRPLWKKEDV
- a CDS encoding YrzQ family protein gives rise to the protein MNLRNSLIALGVGAAAYQYARKQDVFSKRNMKKARKMIKSYL
- a CDS encoding ATP-dependent RecD-like DNA helicase, yielding MGNQHAMDLFEEEKKFIKAQVLHTIFHNEENLYSVVSMKVIETNETYDEKKVMINGHFPRMHEDEVFTLTGHFKDHPKYGKQYLVETFKKELPQTKAGMAQYLASDLFKGIGKRTAEKIVAHLGEHAISKIMDDPEALNGVVNKQKAQEIYETIVEHQGLEKVMSFLNGYGFGTKLSIKIYQQYKEMTLEVIRNNPYQLIEEVDGIGFGRADDIGRALGISGNHDDRVRAGCFYTLENVSLQLGHVYMRKDQLVRETMSLLNNQEGRVTEEDIISCIEMMQSEGKVIIEEERVYLASLFYSEKGVVKSIRRLMNQEETPSFPEAEVLKTLGEIEEQLNVQYAPLQQEAIQTALHKPMMLLTGGPGTGKTTVIKGIVEMYASLHGLSLNPNEYSDDNPFPILLTAPTGRAAKRMSESTGLPACTIHRLLGWTPEGSFQRNETDPVQGKLLIIDEFSMVDIWLANQLFKSLPTNIQVIVVGDEDQLPSVGPGQVLKDLLNAGAVPTVKLTEIYRQAEGSSVIQLAHAIKNGTLPPDLAQNQKDRSFIGCTGAQIVEVVKKVCENAKTKGFSARDVQVLAPMYRGPAGINVLNEALQEVFNPKREKSKEIAYGDVVYRRGDKVLQLVNQPESQVFNGDIGEIVSVFYAKENVEQQDMIIVSFDGIEVTYTKPDLNQITHAYCCSIHKSQGSEFPIVIMPIVKSYNRMLRRNLIYTGITRSKKFLIICGEEAAFQSGVNRLDDAMRQTTLASRLQESQGEVQMVTVNGEEMDVENISPYDFM